Below is a window of Lacibacter sp. H407 DNA.
GGCCAATAGAAATATTGTTGTATCAGGAATGCGGTTAAAGAGTTCGCAGGCGGGCATTAAGATGGGAACAGAATCAATGGCGCCTTTTGAAAATATTAAGATCAGCAATTGCCATATTTACGAAACAAGAAACGGTGGCATTAAATTGTTGACCGTTGATGGCGCTCATCTGCGGAATATTGAGATCACTGATATCACAATGGATGATGTACGAACTCCTATGTTATTTCGATTAGGTTCACGATTGAATGTTTTCAGAAAAGGGCAGGATACAAAACAACAAACAGGAACATTTGAAAATGTTGTGATCCGCAATGTAAAGGCAAGAGCTTCAGACAGTGCACAATTAAAACCGGCGTCTGGAATTTTAATTACAGGCGTGCCCGGTCATTATATAACGAATCTTACTTTGGAGAATATCGAAATTGAATTGCTCGGAACGGGAACTGTAGAAAATTCGAGACATGTTGTTCCCGAGGCAATTGATCAATATCCTGAAGTAAAAACCTTTGGGCCTACCATTCCAGCTTATGGTGTTTGGGCACGGCATGTAAAAGGATTGAAGCTCATCAACGTTACATTCAAACTAAAGAACAATGATCTGCGTCCTGCTTTTATTTGTGAAGATGGAAAAGATATTGAAGTAAGTGGTTGGAAGATTCCTGCAACGGAAGGCGGAGAAGCAATCATACGTTTAGAGGATGTAATTGGAGCATTGATTCAGAATAATGAAGTGAAAGGCAGTGCAGGTTTGTTTGTAAAAGTTGAAGGGGTCGAAAGTAAGTCTGTTACTGTAACAAAGAATAAAACAAAAGAAATCAGAAAAACAATCAGCTTGCCGGGAACTAAATAACAAACCTCATTAAATGAAACAACTAAGCAGATTCTTTTTTCTTTTCCTCGTGATTGCTTTAGCAATCATAGAAACCGGTACGGCTCAAACTTCTGCAAAAAGTCAATGGGTGTATCCTGATGCAAAGGGTAAACTGGTTTATAAAACTCTTGAGACCGGGGATAAGATCATGGACTTTTCATATGCCGGCTATATGGGCGGTGGTGTAAAAATTCCTTCTGTTGAAGTGAAAATTACTTTGAGCCCGGTTCCGGGAGATAATTCGGCAGCTATTCAACAAGCGATTGATGAAGTATCAAAAATGAAGTTGGTGAATGGTTTCAGGGGAGCTGTTTTATTAAAGCCGGGTGTGTACGATTGTGAAAAGCCTTTGGTTATTAATACAAGTGGCGTGGTGCTTCGAGGAAGTGGTTCAGATGAAAAAGGTACAGTCCTTAATTTGATTGGGAAACCACATGTTGCTGTTTCTGTAAGGGGGGATGCGAAATGGAAAGTTATTGGAGAAGCGACAACGATGGCTGATTCGTATGTTCCTTCCGGTTCAACTTCATTTACAGTTGCCGATGCTTCAGGATTGAAAGCAGGGGATACTATTCGTATAACAAGACCCATCAATGATACATGGATCGAGTTTATGGGCATGCATCAATTGGTACGTAGTGGAAAAAAGCAAACATGGATCAGTGGTGATATTACAACTGAGCGAACCATTGCAAAAATTGAAAAAAATAAAATCACGGTTGATGTGTCGTTGAATGATTCGTATGATTCAAAATATATTTCGCCGGCAGTTACCGTACAAAAAATAACAGCTACAGGTTTACTTACACAGATCGGGATGGAAAACTTCCGCATTCTTGCCGCAGCACAATCTGTTACCATAGATGAAGGTCATCACCGTGCATTCACGATGAGTGGCTTGTCAGATGGCTGGGCAAGAAATATTGACGTGTTTAATACGGTCAACAGCATTAGCGTTACTGGTCGGCGAATTACTATTGATAATGTCAGCATCATGCATAACCTTCCAACCATTGGCGCAGCAAAGCCTGCTGATTTAAATGGAAGTGGTCAACAGATTTTATTTAACCGCTGTACAATTCAAGGCGATAATCTTTTCTTCTTCGGAACAGGTGCAAAAGTAACCGGACCTGTAGTTGTATTGAATTGCACATTTCGTGGTAATGGATGGATTCAACCACATCAACGTTGGGCAACAGGATTATTAATTGACGGATGCAATGTGCCTGATGGTGGAATTGATTTTATGAATCGTGGTGTAATGGGTTCGGGTCATGGATGGACGATTGGCTGGGCTGTTGCATGGAATTGTAAAGCAAAATCTTATCTTAATCAAATGCCGCCGGGCTCAGCTAATTGGGTGATTGGAAGTATTGGTGAGCAACAAAAGAAAGCGATTCCCGGTTCAAACGAAACCGGCTCTATCAGCTATAATAATCAACCAATGCAGCCCGAAGGCATTTATGATTCACATGGTATTCCTGTAGCCCCGGTAAGTCTTTATCTTTCTCAATTAAAAGAGAGGTTAGGCAAACAGGCATTGATCAATATAGGGTACACTGATTAATTTCATTTGTCTGTTTTTGATTTATAAATACAAACTAAACGTTCAAGGAATGAAACATATAGCGTTGAAAAAAATAATGGCAGGTCTTGTAATTGTTTCGTTACCTGTGTTAACAATTGCACAATCAAAAACCAACATCCAAGAATTTAAAAATTGGCCTAAAGGTTCCTCTCCGCAGGAGATCGGGAAACGTGTCAGTGATCACTACATCGAAACGCCGCATACAAATTTTAATCGTCCGGTACCACCTCGTGTCATAACGTATCCTGAAACCTGTACATGGTATGGTGCTTTAACATTTGCAAAACAAACGAACGATAAAAAATTGCTTGAGCAACTGGCGCAGCGTTTTGAACCTTTGTTTGGCAGCAGAGATACATTGATTCCAAAACCTGACCACGTTGATTACACAGTGTTTGGATCTGTACCATTGGAGCTGTACATGCAAACAAAAGATCAACGCTATCTCACCTTAGGAAAACATATTGCTGATAAGCAATGGGGTCCGCCGGAAGGACCAAGAGTAAAACCAGAGTCGCATTATTATTATAATAAGGGAATGACCTGGCAAACAAGGATGTGGATCGATGATATGTTTATGATCACAGCTGTACA
It encodes the following:
- a CDS encoding glycoside hydrolase family 28 protein, with translation MIKKISLALVVFISAVVSMAADFDITKYGAVGDGKTLNTIFIQKAIDECTRSGGGKVIFPAGIYLSGTIELKDNVTLHFNKDSRLLGSTDLEQYRNLDPFTEGLGIDVGWALLVAVDAKNIGIEGEGAIDGQGSKLKAEHILKDTRPEGQRWGRRPFLVRIVRCTGVTVMDVTLNYAAAWTSHYFQSRNISIENVKILSVGVAHNDGIGIDGCQDVVIKNCDVISGDDALVFKTTSSKMANRNIVVSGMRLKSSQAGIKMGTESMAPFENIKISNCHIYETRNGGIKLLTVDGAHLRNIEITDITMDDVRTPMLFRLGSRLNVFRKGQDTKQQTGTFENVVIRNVKARASDSAQLKPASGILITGVPGHYITNLTLENIEIELLGTGTVENSRHVVPEAIDQYPEVKTFGPTIPAYGVWARHVKGLKLINVTFKLKNNDLRPAFICEDGKDIEVSGWKIPATEGGEAIIRLEDVIGALIQNNEVKGSAGLFVKVEGVESKSVTVTKNKTKEIRKTISLPGTK